One region of Quercus lobata isolate SW786 chromosome 2, ValleyOak3.0 Primary Assembly, whole genome shotgun sequence genomic DNA includes:
- the LOC115967712 gene encoding transcription factor MYB3-like yields the protein MERRPWCAKGVIRGAWSAWEDKILKNYIKIHGEGKWTDLPQRAGLRRCGKSCRLRWLNYLRPGIKRGNFSEDEEDLIIKLHKLLGNSWSLIARRLPGRTDNEIKNYWNTILSKRVQSDKIHEQSSRILKSIGRIGKLTSDSNPGIKPVAHPVIRPKAVRCTKVILPWQPDNNQIFNENIVPYGNSENLFPLVQPEINISDFLIDSDTNYLLRPNVQDSNCHQTNEINVPDIVLDLPVSGCDAKLKDVMDEGKPENWRATNPFLPNEAMDLNTLSSFLDLEDTWINSK from the exons ATGGAAAGGAGGCCATGGTGTGCGAAAGGTGTAATCAGAGGAGCATGGTCTGCATGGGAAGATAAGATCCTTAAAAACTACATTAAAATCCATGGCGAAGGGAAATGGACAGACCTGCCTCAAAGAGCTG GGCTGCGGCGATGTGGGAAGAGTTGCCGGCTTCGTTGGTTGAATTATCTAAGGCCAGGTATCAAGAGAGGCAACTTTTCTGAGGATGAAGAAGATCTCATTATCAAACTACATAAGCTTCTTGGTAACAG TTGGTCACTCATTGCTCGGAGATTACCAGGACGAACTGACAATGAGATAAAGAATTACTGGAACACCATTTTAAGCAAGAGGGTGCAAAGTGACAAGATTCATGAACAAAGTAGTAGAATATTAAAATCCATCGGAAGGATAGGAAAGTTGACATCAGACTCCAATCCAGGAATAAAACCGGTTGCTCACCCTGTGATTCGACCAAAAGCAGTGCGGTGCACAAAGGTTATCCTCCCATGGCAACCAGATAATaatcaaattttcaatgaaaatataGTTCCTTATGGGAATAGTGAAAACCTATTTCCTTTAGTTCAGCCAGAGATTAATATCTCTGACTTCCTGATAGATTCGGATACAAATTACCTTTTGAGACCGAATGTGCAAGATTCAAATTGCCACCAAACCAATGAAATCAATGTACCTGACATTGTGTTGGATTTGCCAGTTTCTGGATGCGATGCCAAGCTTAAAGATGTAATGGATGAAGGGAAGCCTGAGAATTGGAGGGCTACTAATCCTTTTCTGCCAAATGAAGCTATGGATCTTAACACATTGTCATCTTTTCTGGATTTAGAAGATACATGGATTAACTCAAAGTAA